Part of the Oncorhynchus nerka isolate Pitt River linkage group LG14, Oner_Uvic_2.0, whole genome shotgun sequence genome is shown below.
AAGAGTAACTAAAGAAATGAAGACATGTCAATATGTGGTCTGCTGCATCATAGTGGGACAGATAATCAGAAAGACCAGTTGATGGTTTATCTGACCCTCACCAAGATGTTTTCTTTGCCCACAGATCTGAGTGACATCATGAACAAGATTCTGGTCATCACCGTGTTCGTAGCACTTCTGCGCCTCAgtaagtacagtcgtggccaaaagttttgagaatgacacaaatatgaattttcacaaaatctgctgcctcagtttgtatgatagcaatttgcatatactccagaatgttatgaagagtgatgcgatgaattgcaattaattgcaaagaccctatttgccatgcaaatgaacggaatcccccaaaaacatttccactgcatttcagccctgccacaaaaggaccagctgacatcatgtcagtgattctctcattaacacaggtctgagtgttgatgaggacaagccGGAAGATCGCTCTgttatgctgattgagtttgaataacagactagaagcttcaaaaggagggtggtgcttggaatcattgttcttcctctgtctatCATTCCTCTGTCTATcatacctgcaaggaaacacgtgccgtcatcattgctttgcacaaaaagggcttcacaggcaaggatattgccaTTAAGATCTCACCTAAATCAACCTTTTATTGGATCATCACGAACTTCAAGgaaagcggttcaattgttgtgaagaaggcttcaggccgcccaagaaagtccagcaagcgccaggaccgtctgcAAGTCCCTTGGTGAGGAAACTGTCGCAGCTGTGGCTCCCTACTCTCTTTAGGTTCACCTCAGACTGCACACAGAACCTTACCATTATGAATGAAGAAAAGATCCCTAATGTTTCACCACAGGAAACCCAGTTGGGCAGAAACACATGTCAAATTATAGTGGCACCCAGTGGTGCAGTCGACTCAAATGACTCTGACGTCAGACTTCAGGCACATCTGGAACAGTTTGAAATACTGTGTTATTTTATGTCAAAACATGAATAGCAGGAAAACAGTAGACCCTATGTGTTTCTTGAGGGGCATGATTTATTTGTGTGAGTCTATTTAACCAGTTTGTTCAGTTGTGTATTATTAGACAAAGTTGTTTAATGTAGGATATGTTCATGCATATCTCCCAGATTTGTATGATGAACATTACAAACCAGTACAGaatagtacagaacagtacagaacagtccagaacagaacagaacagtccaGAACAGAATAGTCCAGAACAGAATAGTACATAACAGTCCAGAACAGAATagtccagaacagaacagaacagtcaaGAACAGAATAGTACATAACAGTCCAGAACAAAACagtccagaacagaacagaacagtcaaGAACAGAATAGTACATAACAGTCCAGAACAAAACagtccagaacagaacagaacagtcaaGAACAGAATAGTACATAACAGTCCAGAACAAAACAGTCCAGAACAGAACAGTCAAGAACAGAATAGTCCATAACAGAATAGTTCAGAACTGAACAGTCCAGAACAGAATAGTACAGTCCAGAACAGTCCAGAAtagcagagtagagtacagaggaGGGATAGAACAATATGTTTCCTGAACTGGGCAACTGAGTCACACAAGTCCAACACGTTTTTCCCACTACCAGAGAGAAATACAGCAGACATACAGTGTGGGTGGTCAATCACAAAGTGCAACTATTACATGTCTGCTGTTGCTGCCCTGTTTCACTGCACCCTCTTGCCAGGTCGCTATGTAGCTGAATATGTTCTTCATAACCTACTTGGCTAAATAAAGGGCCTAAATTAATAATTAAATATGTTTAATGAGTTCGATCTTCAATTTCACTCCAAAAGCTAATTCTGCGCCAAACAGATTGGATAATGATCAAGGGCACAACCCTCCCTATTCAACCAATGATCAGTGAGAAGGGATATGGTCAGGAAGTTTTTGCTTTAGTGCAACAGTGGATACCAGCCTGTCCCTTCAgtttatcaccaccaccacctaccagaGACCTGGTCATATTGACAGGACACAAAACAACCTGACGTGTGACAGGGAATCAGGTGACTAGTGTTTACACAGCACTAAATTTAGTAAACATAGAAGGGAAAAAAAGCTTTCCATATTAAGGCAAAGTTCAGTATTTCACAACTTAATGTTGAGTTTGTAGTGTATGTTAAAAGAAAACTGAAGCGTGGATTACAGTTTCTCCTGGCCCATAAACACTTTCAGGGTGAGGAAACATCTAATATGAAGTTAGAAATAAATACTGAACTCCCTCATTATACCAATCAAGTCTAACACGGGAAATGTAACGTAATACTGGAATTGTACAATCATACTTTATTGTAAAATCACttgacctcacacacacatagccaggacaGGTTATTAGGAGGATCTAGCTAAAAGATCATGGCAGATTCATCACAATACACCTGAAGATTTGAATGATACAGTTTAAACAGCCCACAGCTACAACACTGGGCTTCACATGAGATATTCAGTGATAACAGATCATGCTGCCCCATCATTAACTACCACTGGTAGTGAGTCATTGACCGATAGTTAACCAGCCCCACTTGGCAAATCTTTGTCTTAGTTTACCATCACCATTTCAGCGCAGTGGGGTCTGTGCTAGCCTGTAGTAACCAGACTGACGGACGTGTCACTGTTGATCTAGACTTAGGACTGTGTGCTTAGGCATGGGAGGGGGTAGGTGGAAGGGGGTGTTGGTAGGGGTTTGTAATATGAACTCTACGGACTTAATAAAGAACAATAAAAGTCAACCAGTCTCCAATCAAAACCAATCAGCAATCAGGATAACTTGTTCTGTTACATTTCAATACAGCTGGATTGGCAAATACACAGATTCCCGACACTAAACTCAAATTATACTAAATAAACGAATGATGAACCTGTTACTGTCATAGCATCTCCATCGTTGACcctgtctgccctctctctcactttctttatCACATACACAAACACCTGAACAGTGGGTGTTTATCTCAGAGGAGTGCACTTTGGCTCGGAGAacgacaagtcaacacatccccactcatatatatatacaggctaGCTCACCGCTGCCTCTCAGCCTGCTATTCATTCCTGTCACCCAGTACGGAGAGAAGAAACAGTGAGTACAGCCATGTTCGTTTGGTTCACCCTGTTTTGGTTCACACATCTGCATGGAGAAAAAGAAAACACCTCTTAGTCATGATAATATCACTGTTATAAGGTGTTGTAGATGGGTATTGGGTGGGTAAGATGGGTATTACACGTCTGTCTCCAGACTATTGGACAAAACACTCCCTGGGAGAGATCAAGTAGAGGGTATTGAGAGGGGTTCCAACTGAACGGAATAACTAAATAAATTATAGCATGTCtatacagatgtaggaccttaatttgatcaccctgatATTACAGGACAACAGGGGTagagcaggaaatgcaaacttgtagtataTTCAagatttaaaaaggcttctagaGTTTGCAATTtaacatttcagacttgatttgctaAGTAAACATGTATCAACCCCCTACAAAAATGGCCATTAattataataatattataatgATTATTTCCTGTTTctccaggattattttcctgctgtgagaaactggtcaaagTAAGATCCTGCATCTGTATGTGGTCTGCTACATCATAGTGAGATACAAACCCAGAAAAATTATAGTTTCATTGTCATTAAAAACATTGCCAACCCCAGAATAGCCTTACCGTAGTCATTGGAAACATGTTAAAAGACATGTTTGAGATAAAATGGAAGAGATTAGATGAGCCTGAGATGAGATGAGGCTAAGAGCAGAGCTGAAAAGGAAGAAGAAATGATGCTGACTAGTGGACAAGTTGATGAATGGTTTGTCTGACCCTCACCAAGATGTTTGCTTTGCACACAGATCTGAGTGACATCATGAACAAGCTTCTGGTCATCACTGTGCTCGTCACTCTTCTGGGCCTCAGTAAGTACACAGTCAAGaccctgactgactaactgactgactaactgactgactaactgactgacataCGGGTGATGTTCCAGGTTGTCTTTTATGCAGTCTCACTGTGCCTACCAGAAGGTTGTTTTATCATaatagcatttcgctacacccacaacaaAATCTGCTAATTTTGTGTATGCGACCaacaaaatttgatttgatttgaaatgttaaACACTCCAGATAAGAGCACCACGAGCAGCAAtattgactgactgacagactgaccaacCAACCATTTtgaccctctaaccctaaccctccccttCCAGGTGCTCAGGGCCTCCGTCTGCCTAGGCAAGCTGAGGAGGGTACGCCTGAGGAACCGGTCGCAGATGTTGCTGAGGCTGATGGAGAGCAGGGAACCCTGGAAAGGCTGACCAGCGCCGTCAAGGGCTACTACGACACGTCCATCAGCACCGCCTCTAGCTGGCTGGACAGCATCGATGGCCTGAAGCTGAAGGAGAAGGCCgcgtaagacacacacacacacaagaacggAACAGCAGGTCAAGATAGCAGGCTGACAGTTAATGCActgtccatgtgtctgtgtcCATCAGGAATGCCCTCAGTGACACCAGCGTGGCGGCGATGACTTACGCTGGCATCCTGCAGGACCAGGTCTACCACATCTTATACCAACAGTAAATACCCTTCCTTGTTTCCCTCTGTGTCCCCACCGTCCTCAAAATGCTTTTGTGAGGAGAGCGTCACAGCTGTGGGCCCCTACTCTCTCATCCTGGAGCCTCTGATCAGCTTCACCAGACTTCCAACCCTCGGTGACGTCCCCCTGGAGTCTGTGTAGATGGAAATACAGTATTATTTTATGTCAACATTTTAcgtttcagtcatttagcagacgctcttatccagagcgacttacaatcagtgcattcatcttaagatagctaggtgggacaaccacatatcacagtcgtaggaagtacatttatttttaaatacatttagctatcagcaaagtcagtgaaAGTAGGAAaatactttttttaaatgttttttttaatgtcaACGTATCTTGAAATAAAAACATGCATTTGTAGAAAACCAATAAACCCTATGTGTTTCTTGAGGGGCATTATTcatattttgttttttaaattttatttcacctttatttaaccaggtaggcaagttgagaacaagttctcatttacaatagtgacctggccaagataaagcaaagcagtttggcacatacaacaacacagagttacacatggagtaaaacaaacatacagtcaataatacagtagaaaaataagtctatatactgtacaatgtcagcaaatgaggtgagataagtgaggtaaaggcaaaaaaggccatggtggcgaagtaaatacaatatagcaagtaaaacactggaatggcagatttgcagtggaataatgtgcaaagtagatatagaaataatggggtgcaaaggagcaaaataaatagataaatacagtagggggagaggtagttgtatgggttaaattatagatgggctatgtacaggtgcagtaatctgtgagctgctctgacagctggtgcttaaagctattgagggagataagtgtttccagtttcagagatttttgtagttcgttccagtcattggcagcagagaactggaaggagaggcggccaaaggaagaattggttttgggggtgaccagagagatatacctgctggagcgcgtgctacaggtgggtgctgctatggtgaccagtgagctgagataaggcaggactttacctagcagggtcttgtagatgacctggagccagtgggtttggcgatgagtatgaagcgaggaacAGCCAACGAGATCAaataggtcgcagtggtgggtaggctatggggctttggtgacaaaacagatggcactgtgatagactgcatccaatttattgagtagggtatcggaggctattttgtagatgacattgccgaagtcgaggattggtaggatgatcagttttacaagggtatgtttggcagcgtgaaggatgctttgttgcgaaataggaagacaattctagatttaactttggattggagatgtttgatgtgagtctggaaggagagtttacagtctaaccagacacctaggtatttgtagttgtccacatattctaagtcagaaccgtccagagtagtgatgttggacaggctggcaggtgcaggcagtgatcgattgaaaagcatgcatttagttttacttgtatttaagagcagttggaggccacggaaggagagttgtatggcattgaagctcgcctggagggttgttaacacagtgtccaaagaagggccagaagtatacagaatggtgtcgtctgcgtagaggtggatcagagactcaacagcagcaagagtgatatcgttgatgtatacagagaagaatcagagaagtagttagtgaaccagtcgaggcaatcatttgagaaaccaaggctgtcgagtctgccgatgaggatatatatatatatatatatatatatatatatatatatatatatatatatatatacagtgccttgcgaaagtattcggcccccttgaactttgcgaccttttgccacatttcaggcttcaaacaaagatattaaactgtatttttgtgaagaatcaacaacaagtgggacacaatcatgaagtggaacgacatttattggatatttcaaacttttttaacaaatcaaaaactgaaaaattgggcgtgcaaaattattcagcccctttactttcagtgcagcaaactctctccagaagttcagtgaggatctctgaatgatccaatgttgacctaaatgactaatgatgataaatacaatccacctgtgtgtaatcaagtctccgtataaatgcacctgcactgtgatagtctcagaggtccgttaaaagcgcagagagcatcatgaagaacaaggaacacaccaggcaggtccgagatactgttgtgaagaagtttaaagccggatttggatacaaaaagatttcccaatctttaaacatcccaaggagcactgtgcaagcgataatattgaaatggaaggagtatcagaccactgcaaatctaccaagacctggccgtccctctaaactttcagctcatacaaggagaagactgatcagagatgcagccaagaggcccatgatcactctggataaactgcagagatctacagctgaggtgggagactctgtctataggacaacaatcagtcgtatattgcacaaatctggcctttatggaagagtggcaagaagaaagccatttcttaaatatatccataaaaagtgttgtttaaagtttgccacaagccacctgggagacacaccaaacatgtggaagaaggtgctctggtcagatgaaaccaaaattgaactttttggcaacaatgcaaaacgttatgtttggcgtaaaagcaacacagctcatcaccctgaacacaccatccccactgtcaaacatggtggtggtagcatcatggtttgtgcctgcttttcttcagcagggacagggaagatggttaaaattgatgggaagatggatggagccaaatacaggaccattctggaagaaaacctgatggagtctgcaaaagacctgagactgggacggagatttgtcttccaacaagacaatgatccaaaacataaagcaaaatctacaatggaatggttcaaaaataaacatatccaggtgttagaatggccaagtcaaagtccagacctgaatccaatcgagaatctgtggaaagaactgaaaactgctgttcacaaatgctctccatccaacctcactgagctcgagctgttttgcaaggaggaatgggaaaaaaattcagtctctcgatgtgcaaaactgatagagacatactccaagcgacttacagctgtaatcgcagcaaaaggtggcgctacaaagtattaacttaagggggctgaataattttgcacgcccaatttttcagtttttgatttgttaaaaacgtttgaaatatccaataaatgtcgttccacttcatgattgtgtcccacttgttgttgattcttcaaaaaaaaatacagttttatatctttatgtttgaagcctgaaatgtggcaaaaggtcgcaaagttcaagggggccgaatactttcgcaaggcactgtatatatatatatgagtcaGTACGATCATTGTACTATGTGTTTTATTATCAGACAAAGTTGAGAGAGGTGGGATATGTTCATGCATATCTCCCACAGGTTTGTGACAATATGGTTGTGTGTACATCATGTCTCAGAGTTTACAATATGGACAATACGGACAATACGGAGTCTCACAATGCCTACTGTACATAACTATCACCTAACACTGAGTCAACTGCCTCTCGTCTGAATATAAGAAGCAGGTCATATAGAGGAAGAAGAAAACACAGATTCCTGTGACTGTTTCTGACAGACAGGTTCTCAACCAGAGCTTGAGTTTCTAAATGAGTGGAAATAAAGGGTGTCCTCTGGGTTTCTGATCTCAGAAAGGTTCAAAGTGACCTATTCATGATCCTTTTGAAGCTGCAATGATAACAGACAGAAATAATACATTTGACCTCAAATATGATCATGTTCACTGAAGATGTAAGAACCTGGAGCTACAAGACCACAGAGAAGAACATCTTGAACTGTTAGTTAATCTCTTCATAGGGTGGTGATACACTAGCAGGGATATGGCCAATCTGATGTAGCCTAAATCTAAGATTCATTCAAACGGACTCAAAATGTATTCAAACTAAATACCTCAAATCCCTGAGTAGGCTTCTTCTGAGTACCTACGTTTCCCCATCTTGATTTCCCAATTCTCTCACAACTTTATCTGTCTCACGAGGCCACATTGTTACCTTCTGTTAGTAATCAACCCACAGTTAATGAATAGCCTCACTTGATATTACTAAACGAGGGCACTGCACATTGATACAAGGGGTTACATAATGGTAGATCCCACTGAGTACTTTCATCACAGTGAAATATTAACTCTAAATGCTAGGAATTATATGAGAAGCCTTATCGCTCTTGTTTATTCGTTTTTTCCCAATGGTGACAGTAAAAGGACATAGCACCTGTACTACAAAGAACAACACATGCGTCTCATACTAAAGGGCCAACATGTGTTTTAAATTAAAGGGCCGTTTTTtgttctgtttgtttgtttttgctttgttgtttgttgtttaaaTCATGTTAAAAAAATTGACTGTATATTTGTACTTGGGGGTCAAAAATTGTAAATTGTATGCTCTtatacagatgtaagatcttcatttgatcaccttgttgtgtatttgaggtttaaaaaggctcctGAAGTATTTAATCTCCACctagaaatttcagacttgattttcccagATTTTCCCTGTATCAAcccttacaaaaatgtccattgatTATAGTGCACATAATAACTcacatgtcctgttgctgcaggattgttTTCTTGCTCTAGAAAACTGTCTGAAATTAAGATTaattaaaaattttaaaaagtatGTTACAAACAAATCTGTAGTTGACTGAATGGGGGCCTATAACCATACCTACCCAGTCACAGACATGAGAGAAGTGCCAGGAAAACAAAGCACAGGTGCAGCCCAGGCAGTCAACTCCCAGAGATCTAAAGGctagagacacagatacacaggtaTAAAAGAACCACAGACTAAACCCAGGCTCATACAGAGACCAAGACATGATGAAGCTGCTACTGCTGGCCTTGGCTTTGGGATGTGCAGGTAAGACTGTAATACACAGTATCTACAGCATCATGAGACAGTTATGCAATGCAAGATCATGAAGAATGATACCTTCTTTTAGAGACaggttagggagggagatatacggccgcgtagcctagtggttagagcgttggactagtaaccgaaaggttgcaagatctaattcccgagctgacaaggtacaaatctgtccttctgcccctgaacaaggcagttaacccactgttcctaggctgccattgaaaataagaatgtgttcttaactgacttgcctagtaaaataaaatacactgagtgtactgaacattatgctctttccatgacatatactgactgggtgaatctcaatattaggaaggtgtgctTAACGTTTTGTACACTCATCTATACTAtgaccatttctctctctcttatttagCGGCTGTTCCAGTGGAGGAGAATGGAGCGTTGTTGCAGGAAGTTTGCCAACCCCACTCCAGACCCTGGCAGGTCTACCTGTGGAACACTAAGGGGGGCTGGTATGGGGAGGAAAGTTGTAGTGGTGCCCTCATCAACGAGTGGTGGGTGCTTACCGCCTGGAACTGCTTTGTTGAGTAGGTATTCCCCCTTTTTTCTTTTTCCCAAATCAGTGTAAAATGCATGCAGCCCATATGTTCACCgaaaacaaacaaatattttttgttaaactctgctccactccactccactccactccactccactccacccactccacctccactcctcctcagACCTGGCCACACTATGGTTTCTCTGGGGGAGCATGACATGACAGTGGAGGAAGGGACAGAGCAACACGTCCGGGTGGCCAGATATGTGCAGCACGGGCCGTACGCACGAGGCCCCTCTCACAGCCTGGCAATGGTGAAGCTGGCAGAGCCTGCCCGGTTCACTCAGCATGTCATGCCCGTAGCCCTACCCACACGCTGCACTCAGCTCCACGAGAAGTGTCTGGTCAGCGGCTGGGGCTCCACCGTACCGGGACAGGGTGAGTGGACCATAAAGCCAGGGGAGGGCTATATGCCTCAACCCAAATGAATGGAATAGATAAGCACCAAATAAACTCCCATGAGTCCCTGTGTCTGTCCCTCCATACAGACGAGCCCAATCTAATCCTGAAGTGTGAAACACAGCGGGTCATTGATGACAAGATGTGCCAGACAGCCTTTCCCCTTTATTGGATTGAACATGCATTCTGTGCTAAAACCATCATCTCCACAGACAACTGCCTGGTCAGTACATCAACAGCACGGTGCTTTGCAAACATGTATATTATGTATCTCTGGCTGTTGCATTGGAAATGTGTAAGAGAATATTATGATCAACGAGCTAATCAAGATTTTCCTTTGTACTTTAATTT
Proteins encoded:
- the LOC115125748 gene encoding apolipoprotein C-II-like, whose protein sequence is MNKLLVITVLVTLLGLSAQGLRLPRQAEEGTPEEPVADVAEADGEQGTLERLTSAVKGYYDTSISTASSWLDSIDGLKLKEKAANALSDTSVAAMTYAGILQDQVYHILYQQ
- the LOC115125749 gene encoding trypsinogen-like protein 3, coding for MMKLLLLALALGCAAAVPVEENGALLQEVCQPHSRPWQVYLWNTKGGWYGEESCSGALINEWWVLTAWNCFVEPGHTMVSLGEHDMTVEEGTEQHVRVARYVQHGPYARGPSHSLAMVKLAEPARFTQHVMPVALPTRCTQLHEKCLVSGWGSTVPGQDEPNLILKCETQRVIDDKMCQTAFPLYWIEHAFCAKTIISTDNCLSDQGSTVVCGGELQGLFWSSSSDVGLYTRLCLYLDWISDIMNTPDPTPEPAWTTPAAATTW